From Camelina sativa cultivar DH55 chromosome 20, Cs, whole genome shotgun sequence, the proteins below share one genomic window:
- the LOC104769764 gene encoding uncharacterized protein LOC104769764 — translation MNFFNSAASLCRRVSLRELITEVPAYTGSSISDGSSSGLSLVLKRWATKKTAGSTKNGRDSNPKFLGVKKFGGESVIPGNIIVRQRGTRFHPGDYVGIGRDHTLFALKEGRVRFEKNKITGRKWIHVDPKDGHVLHPIYRNTAAAKTTKLETTSSSKLETASSS, via the exons atgaatttcttTAACTCAGCAGCATCCCTATGCAGAAGAGTTAGCTTGAGGGAACTGATCACTGAGGTTCCTGCTTACACTGGCAGTAGCATTTCAG ATGGTTCTTCAAGTGGGTTGAGTTTGGTCTTGAAGCGTTGGGCTACAAAGAAAACCGCTGGTTCTACAAAGAATGGTCGTGACTCTAATCCCAAGTTTCTCGGTGTTAAGAAATTCGGAGGAGAG AGTGTGATACCGGGAAACATCATAGTTCGTCAACGAGGAACTCGGTTCCATCCTGGTGACTATGTCGGGATCGGTAGGGATCATACTCTGTTTGCATTGAAAGAAGGCCGAGTGAGGTTTGAGAAAAACAAGATAACTGGACGCAAATGGATTCATGTTGATCCAAAAGATGGTCATGTTCTTCACCCTATCTACAGAAACACTGCAGCTGCAAAAACGACTAAGTTGGAGACAACTTCATCGTCTAAGCTGGAGACAGCTTCATCGTCGTGA
- the LOC104769765 gene encoding gibberellin-regulated protein 4-like yields MAKSCGAIFLLALIVLSLLQTMVMANGYNYPIKFDPKRYRQGSLKITQCPSECDRRCKQTQYHNACIMFCNKCCKKCLCVPPGYYGNKQVCGCYNNWKTQEGGPKCP; encoded by the exons ATGGCAAAGTCATGCGGAGCTATCTTCCTCTTGGCCCTCATTGTTCTCTCCTTGCTTCAAACCATG gTGATGGCCAATGGATATAACTATCCAATAAAGTTTGACCCG AAACGTTACAGACAAGGAAGCCTGAAAATTACCC AGTGCCCATCGGAATGCGATAGGAGGTGTAAGCAGACACAGTACCACAACGCCTGCATTATGTTCTGCAACAAGTGCTGCAAGAAGTGTCTCTGTGTGCCTCCGGGTTATTATGGGAACAAACAAGTTTGCGGTTGCTACAACAACTGGAAAACTCAAGAGGGTGGACCTAAATGCCCTTGA
- the LOC104769767 gene encoding vacuolar amino acid transporter 1-like, with translation MSEDIMSEPFIVKNIDDDEEATLDDYNSQGNTSFSKTCFHGINALSGVGILSVPYALASGGWLSLIILFTVAITTFYSAILIKRCMDMDPLLRSYPDIGYKAFGNTGRVVVSIFMNLELYLVATSFLILEGDNLNKLFSNVGFNFMGFEFQGKQMFIVLVALIILPSVWLDNMRILSYISASGVFASGLILASIFWVGAFEGVGFKNKDSEVFRPNGVATSVSLYAFCYCAHPVFPTLYTSMKNKRQFSNVMVICFTICTFIYASVAVLGYLMYGTNVDSQITLNLPTDKLSSKVAIWTTLVNPIAKFALMVTPIIDAMRSRFSRFLPNKKASRFLLSTTLVASNVIVALLLPFFGDLMSLVGAFLSASASVILPCLCYLKISGKYRRLGLETLILIGITLTGVLVVITGTYKAVKDIFGRF, from the exons ATGAGCGAAGATATCATGTCGGAGCCATTCATCGTTAAgaatattgatgatgatgaagaagcaaCGCTTGATGATTATAATTCACAGGGCAACACTTCTTTCTCCAAGACTTGTTTCCATGGCATTAACGCTTTATCAG GTGTGGGTATATTATCGGTACCTTATGCTTTAGCATCGGGAGGATGGCTAAGTTTGATCATACTCTTCACCGTGGCAATCACAACTTTCTATAGTGCCATTCTCATTAAAAGATGTATGGACATGGATCCACTGCTTCGATCATACCCGGACATTGGCTACAAAGCCTTTGGAAACACAGGACGTGTTGTCGTCTCCATCTTCATGAACCTCGAGCTTTACCTAGTGGCGACTAGTTTCTTGATCCTAGAAGGTGACAACCTTAACAAGCTCTTCTCAAACGTTGGATTCAACTTCATGGGATTTGAATTCCAAGGCAAGCAAATGTTCATCGTCCTTGTAGCTCTCATTATCCTTCCCTCAGTCTGGTTAGACAATATGAGGATTCTTTCTTATATTTCCGCGAGTGGCGTCTTTGCTTCCGGGTTGATTCTTGCTTCTATCTTTTGGGTTGGAGCTTTTGAAGGAGTAGGGTTCAAAAACAAGGACTCAGAGGTCTTTCGTCCTAACGGAGTCGCTACTTCCGTGAGCTTATACGCGTTTTGTTACTGCGCTCATCCTGTATTCCCAACTCTATACACTTCCATGAAGAACAAACGCCAATTCTCAAAC gttATGGTTATATGTTTCACAATATGCACATTCATATATGCATCAGTGGCGGTGTTGGGATACTTAATGTATGGAACAAATGTTGACTCACAGATAACATTGAATCTTCCTACGGATAAGCTTAGTTCAAAAGTAGCGATATGGACTACATTGGTGAACCCAATAGCTAAGTTTGCTCTAATGGTTACGCCTATTATCGACGCAATGAGAAGCcggttttctcggtttttgccTAACAAAAAAGCGTCCCGTTTCTTGCTGAGTACGACGCTGGTTGCTAGCAATGTGATTGTGGCATTGCTTCTTCCCTTCTTTGGTGATCTTATGAGTCTTGTTGGAGCATTCTTGAGCGCATCCGCATCGGTTATATTGCCATGTTTGTGTTACTTAAAGATCTCCGGGAAGTACCGAAGACTCGGGTTGGAAACACTGATTCTCATCGGTATTACACTAACCGGTGTCTTGGTTGTGATAACCGGAACTTACAAAGCGGTTAAGGACATTTTTGGCCGATTCTAA
- the LOC104769766 gene encoding ATP-dependent zinc metalloprotease FTSH 6, chloroplastic-like: protein MKMASSSSSALSLPLSNIPTCNKKSQEFQKPTHLSKSSHNPILKPQTLDHKLTKRALLSLTALGFTSSPGTFLAHPAKAEPEAPIEANSNRMSYSRFLQHLKENEVKKVDLFENGTVAIAEISSPALGKTQRVRVNLPGLPVDLVREMKEKNVDFAAHPMDVNLGAFLLNFLVNYGFPFILLGSLLLTSSRKNPGGPNLPFGLGRSKAKFEMEPNTGITFKDVAGVDEAKQDFKEIVEFLRTPEKFSALGAKIPKGVLLTGPPGTGKTLLAKAIAGEAGVPFFSLSGSEFIEMFVGVGASRVRDLFNKAKANSPCLVFIDEIDAVGRMRGTGIGGGNDEREQTLNQILTEMDGFTGNTGVIVIGATNRPEILDSALLRPGRFDRQVSVGLPDIRGREEILKVHSKSKKLDKEVSLSVIALRTPGFSGADLANLMNEAAILAGRRGKDKITLKEIDDSIDRIVAGMEGTKMVDGKSKAIVAYHEIGHAICATLTEGHEPVQKVTLVPRGQARGLTWFLPGEDPTLVSKQQLFARIVGGLGGRAAEDVIFGEPEITTGAAGDLEQVTQIARQMVTMFGMSEIGPWALTDPAVKQTDVVLRMLARNSMSEKLAEEIDSCVKKIIGDAYEIAKNHVRSNREAIDKLVDVLLEKETLTGDEFRAILSEYTDQPLNTDDRVRIRDLVSV from the exons ATGAAaatggcatcatcatcatcatcagctttgTCTCTCCCTCTTTCTAACATCCCAACTTGTAATAAGAAGTCCCAAGAGTTTCAAAAACCAACTCATTTATCCAAATCCAGTCACAACCCTATTCTCAAACCCCAAACTTTAGACCATAAACTCACCAAGAGAGCTCTACTGAGTTTGACTGCCTTGGGGTTTACGTCTTCTCCAGGAACTTTTCTTGCTCACCCGGCAAAAGCTGAACCAGAAGCTCCTATCGAAGCCAATTCCAATAGAATGTCGTACTCGAGATTCCTGCAGCATCTCAAAGAGAATGAAGTGAAGAAAGTTGACTTGTTCGAGAACGGGACCGTTGCCATCGCAGAGATCTCCAGTCCAGCATTAGGAAAGACCCAGAGGGTTAGGGTTAATCTTCCCGGTTTACCGGTCGATCTGGTGAgggagatgaaggagaagaacgTCGATTTCGCTGCTCATCCCATGGATGTGAACTTGGGAGCCTTCTTGCTCAATTTCTTGGTGAATTATGGGTTTCCTTTTATCTTACTTGGCTCTCTGCTTTTAACATCTTCAAGAAAAAACCCTGGTGGACCTAATTTGCCTTTTGGTCTTGGAag AAGCAAAGCTAAGTTTGAGATGGAACCAAACACAGGGATAACGTTCAAGGATGTAGCTGGAGTAGACGAAGCCAAGCAAGACTTTAAAGAGATCGTTGAATTCTTAAGAACCCCAGAGAAATTCTCAGCTCTGGGGGCTAAAATCCCTAAAGGAGTCTTGTTGACCGGACCGCCAGGAACCGGAAAGACTCTGTTGGCCAAGGCTATAGCCGGAGAAGCCGGTGTTCCGTTTTTTTCATTGTCAGGCTCGGAGTTCATAGAGATGTTTGTTGGTGTAGGAGCTTCTAGGGTTAGAGACTTGTTCAACAAGGCAAAGGCCAATTCACCTTGTTTAGTGTTCATTGATGAGATTGATGCTGTCGGGAGAATGAGAGGAACCGGTATAGGAGGAGGAAACGACGAACGTGAACAGACGTTAAACCAGATTTTAACCGAAATGGATGGGTTTACTGGGAATACCGGAGTCATTGTGATTGGTGCAACGAACCGGCCGGAGATTCTAGACTCTGCTTTGCTCCGACCTGGAAGATTCGATAGACAG GTTTCCGTTGGTTTACCGGAtataagaggaagagaagagattttAAAAGTTCACAGCAAAAGCAAGAAACTTGACAAGGAAGTGTCTTTGAGCGTGATTGCCCTGAGAACTCCAGGTTTCAGTGGAGCTGACCTTGCCAATCTTATGAACGAAGCCGCGATACTCGccggaagaagaggaaaagacaAGATTACCCTTAAAGAGATTGACGACTCCATCGATCGGATTGTGGCCGGAATGGAAGGGACGAAGATGGTCGACGGTAAAAGCAAAGCGATTGTAGCGTACCATGAAATAGGACACGCTATTTGTGC GACTTTGACGGAGGGTCACGAGCCGGTTCAGAAAGTTACGTTGGTTCCTAGAGGTCAAGCACGTGGTCTAACTTGGTTCTTACCGGGAGAAGACCCGACATTGGTGTCTAAACAGCAATTGTTCGCTAGAATCGTCGGAGGACTAGGAGGCAGAGCCGCAGAGGATGTAATCTTCGGAGAACCGGAGATAACCACCGGAGCCGCCGGCGATCTTGAGCAAGTTACTCAGATCGCAAGACAG atGGTGACGATGTTTGGTATGTCGGAGATTGGTCCATGGGCACTAACCGACCCAGCAGTTAAGCAAACCGACGTCGTTTTACGCATGCTTGCGAGGAACTCAATGTCCGAGAAACTCGCAGAGGAAATAGATTCGTGCGTGAAGAAAATAATCGGTGACGCTTACGAGATCGCGAAGAATCATGTGAGGAGTAACAGAGAAGCCATAGACAAGCTTGTTGATGTTTTGTTGGAGAAGGAGACCTTAACGGGAGACGAGTTCCGAGCAATTTTGTCTGAGTATACTGATCAACCGTTAAATACTGATGATAGAGTTCGAATCAGAGACTTGGTTAGTGTATAA
- the LOC104769768 gene encoding uncharacterized protein At5g19025-like, with amino-acid sequence MVYFQNSISLIDQSPNMAHSADFNHHHSKHSRSINKRSSSSSSSCSSNFSVCCDGSRSAAIDVLILIAVITSSGFLIFPYIKFITVKSLEIFSELSCLVKEEILRNPDPIVYGLIALSISCTALSAWMIVILLCSRHRCGKPNCKGLRKANAEFDIQLETEDCVKSSNSGKSVSKKGLFELPRDHHRELEAELKKMAPPNGRAVLVFRAKCGCSVGRLEVPGPKKQQLQQRKVKK; translated from the coding sequence ATGGTATATTTCCAGAACTCAATCTCACTCATAGACCAATCTCCAAACATGGCTCACTCTGCAGATttcaatcatcatcattcaaaaCACTCACGAAGCATCaacaagagatcatcatcatcatcatcgagctGTTCTTCGAATTTCTCAGTCTGCTGTGACGGATCTAGATCAGCTGCAATCGATGTTTTGATCTTGATCGCTGTGATCACATCATCCGGGTTCTTGATCTTCCCTTACATCAAATTCATCACTGTCAAATCTCTTGAGATCTTCTCAGAGCTTTCTTGTTTAGTCAAAGAAGAGATCTTGCGTAACCCTGATCCTATTGTCTATGGTTTGATAGCTTTGAGTATCTCATGCACTGCTTTGTCTGCTTGGATGATTGTTATACTCTTGTGTAGTCGTCATAGATGTGGGAAACCTAACTGTAAAGGGCTTAGGAAAGCGAATGCTGAGTTTGACATTCAGTTAGAAACTGAGGATTGTGTTAAGAGCAGTAATAGTGGGAAGAGTGTTAGCAAGAAAGGGTTGTTTGAGTTGCCTCGTGATCACCACCGTGAGTTAGAGGCTGAGCTGAAGAAGATGGCTCCACCTAATGGAAGAGCTGTGCTGGTTTTTCGGGCGAAATGTGGGTGTTCGGTTGGGAGATTAGAGGTTCCTGGACCTAAGAAGCAGCAACTGCAGCAAAGGAAGGTCAAGAAATGA
- the LOC104769769 gene encoding uncharacterized protein LOC104769769 has protein sequence MGQSCFFKVLLVSSLLLLIFFSTAMGRNLRTAKLSGVHSTAELFSSREGIVRKTMELMDYDPPGSNTNWSGFVASPPPQSPPLS, from the exons ATGGGTCAATCTTGTTTCTTCAAAGTTCTTCTTGTTTCCTCTCTTTTACTacttatcttcttctccactg ccATGGGGAGAAACTTGCGAACTGCAAAGTTGTCAGGAGTTCACAGTACTGCTGAGCTTTTTTCTTCCAGG GAAGGCATTGTGAGAAAGACGATGGAGCTGATGGATTATGACCCGCCGGGGTCCAACACCAATTGGAGTGGTTTTGTGGCATCTCCTCCTCCCCAATCTCCTCCACTTTCATAA
- the LOC104769770 gene encoding uncharacterized protein At4g04775-like encodes MSTVSGGSSGSSNVRQRGFVVGVPKRCWCGEHIVAKNSKSEPNPSRRYFRCREAAAKKLVNDNHIFKWVDEALLDEVATLGVQFERVKEEMKERTIETLQEQKLKFEKMQMEFEKELCERVEEVLLEAKAELQCRMNKSIIVCVFGFMILFALFKLV; translated from the exons ATGAGTACCGTTTCTGGAGGTTCGAGTGGTTCATCAAATGTTCGACAAAGAGGATTCGTCGTTGGCGTGCCTAAGAGATGCTGGTGTGGGGAACACATCGTGGCAAAGAATTCCAAATCCGAGCCTAATCCTTCTCGGAGATACTTTCGATGTCGAGAAGCAGCAGCAAAGAAG CTTGTGAACGATAACCACATCTTTAAGTGGGTCGATGAGGCATTGTTGGACGAGGTAGCAACATTGGGTGTTCAATttgagagagtaaaagaagagatgaaagagcgTACAATAGAGACATTGCAAGAACAGAAGCTGAAATttgagaagatgcaaatggagtTCGAAAAAGAGCTTTGTGAGAGGGTTGAAGAAGTTTTGTTGGAAGCAAAAGCTGAATTGCAATGTAGGATGAATAAGAGTATAATTGTATGTGTTTTCGGTTTTATGatcttgtttgctctgtttaagCTTGTATGA
- the LOC104772263 gene encoding uncharacterized protein LOC104772263, with translation MDLIIRSGFGQQDGIGQRDGVGEREYDEEGEDRDEFHVDMLAQEFTDAEESIRHDTYPESDDEEEGRGRGAGRGRGAGPERVFTDIGRGDGTLWKDQSFYNGVAFKESVLDYALHTGYNLKQYRYDKDKLGFRCVGDKGNCEWKVFAALLPNASLWKITKYIDKHCCTPNGECEMFKVPVIARIFLDKIREEPDHYKPLRIEQIIMERWKISATRPQCQAARRKALGWIEYEYEQQFARLRDYQAEILEANPGSVVEIDTIKNDAGQDVFNRFYVCFDALRRTWKQTCRPIIGVDGAFLKAKIKGQLLAALGRDADNGIYPIAWCVVQVENKDNWLWFVKRLKTDLDLNEGDGYILVSDRQKGLIKAVELELPQIEHRMCVRHIYGNLKKTHPSKKQIKPLLWHMAWSYNAKQFGERLEQIHAYDTGVYDDVMKSKPKSWCRAFYKLGGYCEDVDNNFTESFNKTIDKAREKPFVAMLETVRRLSMVRIAKRSALSHSHKGN, from the exons ATGGATTTAATAATCCGATCTGGTTTTGGGCAACAAGATGGTATTGGGCAAAGAGATGGTGTTGGAGAACGAGAGtacgatgaagaaggagaggatCGAGATGAATTTCACGTCGATATGCTTGCTCAGGAATTTACCGATGCTGAAGAGTCGATTCGTCATGATACGTACCCAGAAAGtgacgacgaggaagaaggtcgtggtcgtggtgcgggtcgtggtcgtggtgcggGTCCAGAGAGGGTGTTTACGGATATCGGACGTGGTGATGGAACTTTGTGGAAAGACCAATCCTTCTACAATGGGGTCGCATTCAAGGAGAGTGTCTTGGACTATGCACTACATACTGGTTACAATTTGAAGCAATACAGGTATGACAAAGATAAACTCGGGTTTAGATGTGTTGGGGATAAGGGCAATTGTGAGTGGAAAGTGTTTGCTGCACTTCTTCCAAACGCATCTTTGTGGAAGATTACGAAATACATTGATAAGCATTGTTGTACCCCCAATGGCGAGTGTGAGATGTTTAAGGTCCCAGTCATAGCTAGAATTTTTCTCGATAAGATTAGAGAGGAACCGGATCATTACAAGCCTTTGAGGATTGAACAGATTATCATGGAAAGGTGGAAGATATCCGCTACTAGGCCACAATGTCAAGCTGCTCGGAGAAAGGCTTTGGGATGGATAGAGTATGAGTATGAACAACAGTTTGCACGACTGCGAGATTACCAAGCTGAGATCTTGGAAGCAAATCCAGGGTCTGTTGTGGAGATTGATACAATTAAGAATGATGCTGGTCAAGACGTCTTCAAtcggttttatgtttgtttcgatGCCCTTAGAAGAACTTGGAAACAGACTTGCCGGCCAATAATAGGAGTTGATGGCGCCTTCTTAAAGGCAAAGATCAAGGGACAGTTGCTTGCTGCATTAGGCAGAGATGCAGACAATGGCATCTATCCAATAGCCTGGTGTGTTGTTCAAGTTGAGAACAAAGACAATTGGTTATGGTTTgtgaagagattgaagactGACCTGGATCTAAACGAGGGAGATGGTTACATTTTAGTGTCTGATCGACAAAAG GGGTTGATAAAAGCTGTGGAGTTGGAGTTACCACAAATAGAGCATAGAATGTGTGTTAGACACATCTatgggaacttgaagaagactcATCCTTCCAAGAAGCAAATCAAGCCACTCCTCTGGCATATGGCTTGGAGCTATAATGCAAAACAGTTCGGTGAGAGACTGGAACAGATACACGCTTATGACACTGGTGTGTATGATGATGTTATGAAGTCGAAACCAAAGAGCTGGTGTCGTGCCTTCTATAAGTTGGGGGGTTATTGCGAAGATGTTGACAACAACTTCACAGAATCTTTCAACAAGACCATCGACAAAGCAAGGGAGAAACCGTTTGTGGCAATGTTGGAGACAGTTAGAAGACTGTCTATGGTTCGGATTGCCAAGCGTTcagctctctctcattctcacaaaggtaattaa
- the LOC104769771 gene encoding KH domain-containing protein At4g18375: MSPDHRDSHRKRSRPQSDYDDNGGNKRRYRGDDRDSLVIDRDDTVFRYLCPVKKIGSVIGRGGDIVKQLRTETRSKIRIGEAIPGCDERVITIYSPSDETNAFGDGDKVLSPAQDALFRIHDRVVADDAQSEDSSEGEHQVTAKLLVPSDQIGCILGRGGQIVQNIRSDTGAQIRIIKDRNMPLCALSSDELIQISGEVPIVKKALHQIASRLHDNPSRSQNLLSSAMSGGHPPASLMSHAGGPRLVGLAPLIGSYGRDAGEWSRPLYQPPRNEPPATEFYIRLVSPVENIASVIGKGGALINQLRQETRATIKVDSNRTEGNDCLITISAREVFEDAYSPTIEAAMRLQPKCSDKVERDSGLVSFTTRLLVPSSRIGCILGKGGAIITEMRRMTKANIRVLGKENLPKVASDDDEMVQISGELDVAKDALIQITSRLRANVFDRESAVSALMPVLPYVPVAPDVGDRLDYDSRDSRRLERGNPYPGGYGSSALSSESYSPYGPPVGGSSSTPYGVYGGGYASGRSGSSGLSSHSSTYRRRNYDY, encoded by the exons ATGTCACCGGATCATAGAGATAGCCATAGAAAGAGGTCTCGTCCTCAGTCTGATTACGATGACAATGgtggaaacaaaagaagatatcGTGGTGATGACAGAGACTCACTTGTCATTGATCGTGACGATACTGTATTCAGATACCTCTGCCCTGTGAAAAAGATTGGGAGTGTTATTGGTAGAGGAGGTGATATTGTCAAGCAATTGAGAACGGAGACTAGATCGAAGATTAGAATAGGGGAAGCGATTCCTGGATGTGATGAACGTGTGATTACGATCTATAGTCCTAGTGATGAGACCAATGCCTTTGGAGATGGAGATAAAGTACTTTCTCCTGCGCAGGATGCTTTGTTTAGGATCCATGATAGAGTAGTTGCAGATGATGCCCAGAGTGAAGATAGCTCTGAAGGAGAGCATCAAGTTACTGCTAAGTTGCTGGTTCCTTCGGATCAGATTGGATGTATTCTTGGTAGAGGTGGCCAGATTGTTCAGAACATTCGGAGTGACACTGGTGCTCAAATTCGTATCATTAAGGACAGAAACATGCCTCTATGTGCCTTGAGTTCAGATGAGCTCATTCAG aTATCTGGAGAAGTGCCCATTGTTAAGAAGGCTCTGCATCAGATTGCTTCTCGCCTTCATGATAATCCTTCACGTAGTCAGAACCTACTTTCGTCTGCAATGTCTGGTGGACATCCTCCTGCTTCACTGATGAGCCATGCGGGTGGTCCTCGACTTGTAGGGTTAGCACCGCTGATAGGTTCCTATGGACGTGATGCAGGAGAATGGTCTCGCCCTTTATACCAACCTCCAAGAAATGAGCCACCGGCAACAGAGTTCTATATTCGGCTAGTTTCCCCAGTTGAGAACATTGCAAGTGTTATAGGGAAAGGTGGTGCTCTTATCAATCAGCTTCGACAGGAAACTAGAGCAACCATTAAAGTTGATAGCAATAGAACTGAAGGAAACGATTGTTTGATAACTATTTCAGCAAGAGAG gtttttgagGACGCATATTCCCCAACCATAGAAGCAGCTATGCGGCTGCAACCAAAGTGCAGTGATAAGGTGGAAAGAGATTCTGGACTTGTTTCATTCACGACTCGTCTTCTTGTGCCAAGTTCTAGGATTGGTTGTATCCTTGGTAAAGGAGGAGCCATCATAACTGAGATGAGAAGAATGACAAAAGCTAACATTCGCGTATTGGGGAAGGAAAATCTTCCAAAAGTTGCATCTGACGATGATGAGATGGTTCAG ATCTCTGGAGAACTTGACGTTGCCAAGGATGCTCTCATACAAATTACATCAAGATTAAGAGCCAATGTTTTTGACCGGGAAAGTGCTGTTTCTGCACTTATGCCGGTCTTGCCTTATGTTCCTGTTGCACCAGATGTTGGTGATAGATTGGACTATGATAGTAGAGATAGCAGAAGACTGGAACGTGGGAATCCTTATCCTGGTGGTTATGGCTCAAGTGCTTTGTCTTCTGAGAGTTATTCTCCGTATGGCCCGCCG GTTGGTGGTAGTAGTAGTACTCCATATGGAGTGTATGGAGGAGGTTATGCATCTGGACGCAGTGGCAGTTCTGG GTTATCCAGCCATTCTTCTACCTATCGACGCAGAAACTATGATTACTAG